One window of Marinomonas primoryensis genomic DNA carries:
- a CDS encoding ABC transporter permease, with amino-acid sequence MIRIQARTEPSSLMKVVSPLLAIALTLIFGCILFSAIGKSPSQALHVLLIAPLADSYNIGEMFVKMAPLLLCAVGLSLCYRANMWNIGAEGQLLAGALGGSAMALYFIDSESSFALPITLLAGIASGMIWAAIPTFLKLRYNSNLILTTIMFNYIALYLLIWAVHGPLRDPEGFGFPESALFSDATLLPTLFESSRTHLGIVFAVLSGVVGWFILSKTHLGFQIRVFGADEAATRYAGFSSKKISWFVMLFAGALAGLAGVSETTGPIGQLVPNVSPGYGYSAIIVAYLGRLHPIGAILAAAFMAVLYMGGDLAQIEMGIPVAVVSMFQGVLLFFLLACDFFINNRLAFSNQATN; translated from the coding sequence ATGATCCGCATTCAAGCTCGCACCGAGCCAAGTTCTTTGATGAAAGTTGTCTCCCCACTGCTTGCCATCGCATTAACCTTAATTTTTGGCTGCATTTTATTCTCAGCCATTGGTAAGTCGCCTTCTCAAGCCTTACATGTACTCTTAATTGCACCTTTGGCAGACAGTTACAATATTGGTGAGATGTTCGTGAAAATGGCACCACTACTACTTTGTGCCGTTGGCTTATCACTATGCTACCGAGCTAATATGTGGAACATCGGCGCAGAAGGACAATTACTCGCTGGTGCGTTAGGCGGTTCTGCTATGGCGCTTTACTTTATCGATTCTGAATCTTCTTTTGCACTTCCTATCACTCTATTGGCTGGCATTGCATCCGGCATGATTTGGGCCGCGATTCCGACTTTCTTAAAGTTGCGTTATAACTCGAACCTTATTTTAACCACCATTATGTTCAACTACATCGCCCTATACCTTCTTATTTGGGCCGTTCATGGACCACTAAGAGACCCTGAAGGCTTTGGTTTCCCAGAATCCGCCTTATTTTCTGACGCCACCTTACTGCCCACACTGTTTGAAAGCAGCCGAACACACCTCGGTATCGTTTTTGCTGTTTTATCCGGTGTTGTCGGTTGGTTTATTTTAAGTAAAACCCATCTGGGGTTTCAAATACGCGTTTTTGGTGCAGACGAAGCGGCCACTCGCTACGCAGGATTTAGTAGCAAAAAAATAAGTTGGTTTGTCATGTTATTTGCTGGTGCTTTAGCAGGACTCGCCGGTGTCAGCGAAACTACTGGGCCGATCGGACAATTAGTACCTAATGTATCTCCTGGCTATGGCTACTCAGCCATCATTGTCGCCTATCTAGGAAGATTGCATCCTATCGGCGCCATTCTCGCAGCCGCTTTCATGGCGGTACTTTATATGGGCGGCGATCTAGCACAAATAGAAATGGGCATTCCCGTTGCCGTTGTCAGTATGTTTCAAGGCGTTTTATTATTCTTTCTCTTGGCATGTGATTTTTTTATCAACAATCGTCTCGCCTTTTCTAACCAAGCGACAAACTAG
- the rlmM gene encoding 23S rRNA (cytidine(2498)-2'-O)-methyltransferase RlmM, which produces MKNVLVYCRQGFEKDCAAELSEVASSKGFYGYAKVVQDAGYIVYNFDQEDAGETLIQQLDFNRLIFARQIIAVNDVIELEQGERVESLLEAARQLPLAEEIWIETADTNEAKALSSLIKKLDKPLREGWKKSGVLRNKAVGVRHHVFMLDGEAAYLGVSYAACRSEFPMGIRRLRFPAAGPSRSTLKLEEAFLQFIPERTLEEDLIEGMTAVDLGAAPGGWTYQFVKKGIHVIAIDNGPMQKELMSTGLVEHEKADGFKYEPPYTVDWLVCDMVERPIKVAELMAKWLANGWTRRAIFNLKLPMKKRYQEVTLCMQTIEEVLKKAGVRYKYQVKHLYHDREEVTVCIMVR; this is translated from the coding sequence ATGAAAAATGTTTTGGTTTATTGTCGTCAAGGTTTTGAGAAAGACTGTGCGGCAGAACTGTCGGAAGTTGCTAGTAGCAAAGGTTTTTATGGTTACGCTAAAGTGGTGCAGGATGCGGGTTACATTGTGTATAACTTTGATCAGGAAGATGCGGGTGAGACGCTGATTCAGCAATTAGATTTTAATCGTCTTATTTTTGCACGCCAGATCATTGCGGTTAATGATGTGATTGAGTTGGAGCAAGGAGAGCGAGTTGAGTCTTTGTTAGAAGCCGCTCGTCAGTTGCCTCTTGCTGAAGAAATTTGGATTGAAACAGCCGATACTAATGAAGCGAAAGCACTGTCTAGTTTGATTAAAAAATTAGATAAGCCTTTGCGAGAAGGTTGGAAGAAATCTGGTGTGTTGCGTAATAAAGCAGTGGGTGTACGACATCATGTCTTTATGCTGGATGGTGAAGCAGCTTATCTAGGTGTGTCTTATGCGGCGTGTCGTAGTGAGTTTCCTATGGGAATCCGTCGGTTGCGTTTTCCAGCCGCAGGCCCAAGTCGATCTACCCTAAAATTAGAAGAGGCGTTCCTGCAATTCATTCCAGAGCGAACGCTTGAAGAGGATCTGATTGAAGGTATGACGGCGGTTGATTTGGGTGCGGCGCCTGGTGGTTGGACCTATCAGTTTGTTAAAAAAGGCATTCATGTTATTGCCATTGATAATGGTCCGATGCAAAAAGAACTCATGTCTACCGGACTGGTGGAGCACGAGAAGGCGGATGGTTTTAAGTATGAGCCACCTTATACGGTTGATTGGTTGGTCTGCGATATGGTCGAACGCCCAATAAAGGTTGCGGAGTTGATGGCTAAATGGCTAGCAAATGGGTGGACAAGAAGGGCTATTTTCAACTTAAAATTACCGATGAAAAAGCGCTATCAAGAAGTGACTCTGTGCATGCAAACCATAGAAGAGGTGCTTAAGAAAGCGGGTGTGCGTTATAAGTATCAAGTAAAGCATTTGTATCATGACCGCGAAGAAGTAACTGTTTGTATTATGGTTAGGTAG
- a CDS encoding ABC transporter permease: MDSDLIVQILFAAIKTGTPLLFIALGEVICEKSGALNLGQEGMMLMGAVVGFLAAYGTGSAGLGVLAAMLMGCLMSLIFAVLVLHLGANQVATGLALTIFGTGLSAFIGSGVVGQTVQGFQPIAVPFLSDIPFLGRILFSHDILVYLSFVMTFALIFVVNKTRIGLVLKAVGENPHAANAIGIKVLRVRYLAVMFGGVMAGISGAYMSLVYTPMWVENMTAGRGWIALALVVFASWRVGRIMLGAYLFGLASIMHLVLQGLGWSISPNLLAMMPYVATVIVMVIISADQFKEKLLAPRSLGKPFDPRNMA, from the coding sequence TTGGACTCGGATCTAATCGTACAAATCTTGTTTGCCGCCATCAAAACCGGCACACCACTTCTCTTTATTGCATTAGGTGAGGTTATTTGTGAAAAATCTGGCGCACTCAACCTCGGCCAAGAAGGCATGATGTTAATGGGCGCTGTTGTTGGTTTTTTAGCCGCCTACGGAACAGGAAGCGCTGGATTAGGCGTTCTCGCCGCCATGTTAATGGGCTGCCTTATGAGCCTTATTTTTGCCGTACTCGTACTTCACCTAGGGGCAAATCAAGTGGCTACAGGCCTTGCCTTAACTATTTTTGGTACCGGATTGAGCGCGTTTATAGGTTCTGGTGTCGTTGGTCAAACGGTTCAAGGATTCCAACCTATCGCTGTTCCATTTTTATCTGACATTCCATTCTTGGGTCGCATATTGTTTAGCCATGACATCTTGGTGTATTTATCATTTGTCATGACCTTTGCGCTCATTTTTGTTGTGAATAAAACTCGTATCGGCCTCGTTCTCAAAGCTGTCGGCGAAAACCCTCACGCTGCCAACGCCATCGGTATAAAGGTGCTAAGAGTACGCTATTTAGCCGTCATGTTTGGCGGCGTTATGGCGGGGATATCAGGCGCCTATATGTCTCTTGTTTACACCCCCATGTGGGTTGAAAATATGACCGCCGGCCGCGGTTGGATTGCCCTAGCCCTAGTTGTTTTTGCGTCGTGGCGCGTAGGACGAATCATGCTGGGGGCCTATTTATTCGGATTGGCCAGTATTATGCATTTGGTACTGCAAGGGTTAGGCTGGTCGATTTCGCCAAACCTACTCGCCATGATGCCTTATGTAGCAACCGTTATTGTTATGGTCATCATCAGCGCAGATCAGTTTAAAGAAAAACTGCTCGCCCCTCGGTCTTTAGGCAAACCCTTTGACCCGAGAAACATGGCTTAG
- a CDS encoding ABC transporter ATP-binding protein produces MKIHDSVSRLELVNITKQYPGCLANDNISITLMPGEIHALLGENGAGKSTLVKTIYGVVAPDKGDIIWDGKEVSIKSPSVARDLGIGMVFQHFSLFETLTVSQNIELCLSQVQLSKIGDLAGRITQLSKEYGLNVKPSRYVHSLSIGERQRVEIMRCLVQSVKLLILDEPTSVLTPQEVAGLFGVLRTLSKEGCSILFISHKLHEVTEVCHRATILRGGKVVDTCVPNEETPASIAKMMVGDLAEQDAGYAKKEGKEDLLSVNNLSLPSKQPFGTALKNINFELKSGEILGIAGVAGNGQDELMAIISGEDNRNVKRALSLCEQDIGHLHAGERRKLGMAYVPEERLGRGAVPDMSLTENTLLTHSEGFIKNGLVEWQSIKTYTTALIAKYKIKCHGEFSEAKSLSGGNLQKFIMGREIGQNPKVLICAHPTWGVDVGAALAIHQALLELRDQGAAILLVSEDIDELFLLADRMSAVCDGHLSPVVKTQDTNIDQIGQWMAGTFINTKTAQTSEAKV; encoded by the coding sequence TTGAAAATACACGACTCGGTATCACGCCTTGAGCTTGTAAACATCACGAAACAATACCCAGGTTGCCTTGCTAATGACAACATCAGTATCACCCTGATGCCAGGTGAAATTCATGCACTATTAGGAGAGAACGGTGCAGGAAAAAGTACTTTGGTAAAAACCATTTATGGTGTCGTGGCACCGGATAAAGGTGACATCATATGGGATGGCAAAGAAGTCAGTATCAAATCCCCTTCTGTTGCTCGCGATTTAGGCATTGGAATGGTATTTCAACACTTCTCTTTATTTGAAACACTGACCGTCAGCCAAAATATAGAATTGTGCTTAAGCCAAGTCCAATTGAGTAAAATAGGTGATTTAGCCGGTAGAATTACTCAGCTCTCTAAAGAGTATGGCTTAAATGTTAAACCAAGCCGATATGTTCATTCACTTTCCATTGGTGAGAGACAACGAGTTGAAATCATGCGTTGCCTTGTCCAGTCGGTAAAATTGCTTATTTTAGATGAACCTACTTCTGTGCTAACACCACAAGAAGTGGCAGGGCTATTTGGCGTTCTACGAACACTGTCCAAGGAAGGCTGCAGCATTTTATTCATTAGTCATAAATTGCACGAAGTGACAGAAGTTTGCCATAGAGCCACCATTCTTCGTGGAGGAAAAGTCGTCGACACCTGCGTTCCAAATGAAGAAACTCCCGCCTCTATTGCAAAAATGATGGTTGGCGATCTGGCCGAACAAGATGCTGGCTACGCAAAAAAAGAAGGCAAAGAAGACCTTCTCAGCGTCAACAACTTGTCTTTACCATCCAAACAACCTTTTGGCACAGCACTAAAAAATATCAATTTCGAATTGAAATCCGGTGAAATATTGGGCATTGCAGGAGTTGCTGGTAATGGTCAGGACGAACTCATGGCGATTATCAGCGGTGAAGATAACCGCAATGTTAAGCGCGCACTTTCGCTTTGCGAACAAGATATTGGCCATTTACATGCTGGAGAACGCCGCAAGCTTGGTATGGCTTATGTACCTGAAGAACGCTTAGGCCGAGGCGCTGTTCCTGACATGAGTTTAACTGAAAATACACTACTAACTCACAGTGAAGGCTTTATAAAAAACGGGCTAGTCGAGTGGCAAAGCATTAAGACCTACACCACCGCACTCATTGCTAAATATAAGATCAAATGTCACGGTGAATTTTCAGAAGCCAAAAGCTTAAGTGGTGGCAACTTACAAAAATTCATCATGGGACGCGAAATCGGCCAAAATCCCAAAGTCCTTATTTGTGCACACCCAACATGGGGCGTCGATGTTGGTGCAGCTCTCGCCATCCATCAGGCGCTATTAGAACTTCGTGATCAAGGCGCAGCCATTCTGCTTGTTTCCGAAGACATAGACGAACTGTTCCTTTTAGCAGATCGAATGTCTGCTGTTTGCGATGGTCATTTGTCTCCCGTGGTAAAAACACAAGACACCAACATAGACCAGATAGGCCAATGGATGGCCGGCACTTTTATCAACACTAAAACGGCTCAAACATCAGAGGCCAAGGTATGA
- a CDS encoding L,D-transpeptidase family protein, with product MTPAKKLLPLLCVSLLLSACSTSNSNKQFIVIPPSESQIESSVKDQVSLTLNAFTPVAGQALPNHSVLEVYKARGYDPIWIQDKKINMSIYKLVDILEQSYTHGLNPIHYHTAIIKEYLELKQPTPQQLAEMDVITTIALASYAHDLSNGRYEPQLIDPNWQLDAPNNNWKDLLYFDSATDMVNSLPLLAPRSPQYQVLQKWLVYYQDLGAKEKDIFVNAGVPLSAGDEGPRVAQLRARLVQLGDIRFSTRKVNEEQFDLRLKEALIRFQRRHHIMADGAAGSKTIEMLNTPLKVRAKQIAYNLERWRWLPSELEANRIWVDLTNYTVDMHLNGELTSMKAVIGKPDRKTPVFKGLMTYMVTNPTWRVPHRIARENLLPKLQVDPNYLVKHGYKVYSSWSIGAKELDSTKINWQDISEEKLAFRFEQEPDEGNALGQYKFMFPNKNEIYLHDTPSKHLFREEDRAFSSGCVRLENPAEFAREITKGSKQFNEMTKALKNESNTVISLPTYIPVYLVYFTVVPNANGMLEFRNDIYERDALMEEAMGYAAFRARDSI from the coding sequence ATGACACCAGCAAAAAAACTACTCCCTTTACTTTGTGTCAGTTTATTACTTAGCGCCTGCTCCACATCTAATTCAAACAAGCAGTTTATTGTTATACCGCCAAGTGAATCGCAAATAGAAAGCAGTGTAAAAGACCAAGTGTCTTTAACATTAAACGCATTTACTCCTGTTGCAGGTCAAGCACTTCCCAACCACAGCGTCCTTGAGGTCTACAAGGCACGCGGTTATGACCCGATATGGATACAAGACAAAAAAATTAACATGTCGATATACAAATTAGTCGACATACTTGAGCAGTCTTACACTCATGGCCTTAATCCTATCCATTACCACACCGCCATCATCAAAGAATACTTAGAACTAAAGCAACCAACACCTCAACAACTGGCCGAGATGGATGTCATTACCACCATTGCATTAGCTAGCTACGCTCATGACTTAAGTAATGGCCGCTATGAACCTCAGCTGATTGACCCTAATTGGCAACTGGATGCCCCCAATAACAACTGGAAAGATCTTCTGTACTTTGATTCTGCAACAGATATGGTCAACTCTCTTCCTCTACTTGCACCTCGAAGCCCGCAGTATCAAGTTCTGCAAAAATGGCTAGTGTATTACCAAGATTTGGGCGCAAAAGAAAAAGATATTTTTGTTAATGCTGGCGTTCCTTTATCCGCAGGTGACGAAGGACCTCGTGTCGCACAACTACGAGCTCGACTGGTCCAGCTTGGTGACATCCGCTTTTCAACTCGAAAAGTAAATGAAGAGCAATTTGATTTACGCCTGAAAGAAGCCCTTATTCGCTTTCAACGCCGCCATCACATTATGGCGGATGGCGCAGCAGGCTCAAAAACCATCGAAATGCTTAACACGCCTTTGAAAGTAAGAGCAAAACAAATTGCCTACAACCTAGAAAGATGGCGCTGGCTACCAAGTGAATTAGAAGCCAATCGCATTTGGGTAGACTTAACCAACTACACTGTGGATATGCACCTAAACGGTGAACTCACTTCAATGAAAGCGGTTATAGGTAAACCTGACAGAAAAACACCTGTGTTCAAGGGTTTGATGACTTATATGGTCACCAATCCTACATGGCGCGTACCGCACCGCATTGCCAGAGAGAACTTACTACCTAAGTTACAAGTAGACCCTAACTATCTTGTCAAACATGGCTATAAAGTGTATTCAAGCTGGAGCATTGGAGCTAAAGAACTAGATTCAACCAAAATAAACTGGCAAGACATCAGCGAAGAAAAATTGGCCTTTCGGTTTGAACAAGAACCAGATGAAGGGAACGCCCTAGGCCAATACAAATTCATGTTTCCAAACAAAAACGAAATTTACCTCCATGATACGCCGTCAAAACATCTATTCCGCGAAGAAGATCGAGCGTTTAGTTCAGGTTGCGTACGACTAGAGAATCCAGCTGAATTTGCAAGAGAGATCACCAAAGGCAGCAAACAATTTAATGAAATGACCAAAGCGCTGAAAAACGAAAGCAACACCGTTATTTCTCTACCTACCTACATTCCGGTTTATTTGGTTTATTTCACCGTGGTACCCAATGCTAACGGAATGCTGGAATTCCGCAATGATATCTATGAAAGAGACGCACTTATGGAAGAAGCAATGGGATACGCTGCGTTCCGCGCTAGAGATTCAATTTAA
- a CDS encoding TIGR01621 family pseudouridine synthase, protein MQILFRTNDYWIIDKPAGMSFHAESEGLGVMQSLAAAYPDQTFFPVHRLDKITSGLLIVACHAKAAAVFGKMFEKHEVEKRYLALSARKPKKKQGTVSGGMQPSRRGQWKLSQDSENLATTQFFSASFQGYRLFIVRPLTGKTHQIRVALKSLGSPILGDFRYGGEEADRGYLHAYVLQFDWRGEIKRYVCLPTFGERFSSELSDFVVTQFDESLLKWPSRK, encoded by the coding sequence CTGCAAATATTATTTCGTACTAATGACTATTGGATTATTGATAAGCCTGCCGGGATGAGTTTCCATGCAGAGTCAGAGGGGTTGGGCGTCATGCAGTCCTTGGCGGCGGCTTATCCAGATCAGACTTTTTTCCCCGTACATCGTCTGGATAAAATCACTTCTGGATTATTGATTGTTGCTTGTCATGCTAAGGCGGCGGCTGTATTTGGCAAAATGTTTGAAAAGCATGAAGTGGAAAAGCGTTACTTGGCGTTGTCTGCACGTAAGCCAAAAAAGAAACAAGGGACCGTTTCTGGTGGAATGCAGCCAAGTAGGAGGGGGCAGTGGAAGCTTTCTCAAGATAGTGAGAATTTGGCAACTACGCAGTTTTTTTCGGCGTCTTTTCAAGGCTATCGGCTGTTTATAGTCAGGCCTTTAACGGGTAAGACGCATCAGATTCGTGTTGCATTGAAGAGTTTAGGATCGCCTATTTTAGGCGATTTTAGGTATGGTGGAGAGGAGGCAGACAGAGGTTATTTACACGCTTACGTATTGCAGTTTGATTGGCGGGGTGAAATTAAGCGTTATGTTTGTCTTCCTACGTTTGGGGAGCGCTTTTCGTCTGAGTTATCTGATTTTGTTGTAACTCAATTTGATGAATCTTTATTGAAGTGGCCCTCTAGAAAGTAA
- a CDS encoding GGDEF domain-containing protein: protein MTKKLLNLGFIDEFGNDLNQKHVVNFSYLMFCASCLFMVVMFFYRQMPSIAFFSFMGLVVGLVGLRYNYIGLFSRAQLLMPIVKIGQITILSLFYFGSASGFHWLFVNVIAYSFIVFRADQRFIKYWVVAGSVVLFLVCEFLNTKGLYLTSPDQSIVLTAVFLCVCFYFAVVINLVMSRLKAVNSHLRTLAERDELTGLSNRRKVLADAVNIFADSVINRESCVFSIVDLDHFKKINDTFGHEAGDLVLAQVAAMMASVIRPQDEIGRYGGEEFIVIMRNTNLKQAEAVMERLRYSVENMLIETELDIVIPVTISAGLASIAPNVSRYEEILAQADKSLYVAKRNGRNRISLQLNYQN from the coding sequence ATGACAAAAAAGCTCCTAAACCTCGGTTTTATCGATGAGTTTGGTAATGACCTTAATCAGAAGCATGTTGTAAATTTTTCTTACCTTATGTTCTGCGCTAGCTGTTTGTTCATGGTTGTTATGTTTTTTTATCGCCAAATGCCTTCTATCGCCTTTTTTTCCTTTATGGGTCTGGTCGTTGGTCTAGTGGGTTTGCGTTATAACTATATTGGGCTTTTCTCTCGCGCCCAACTCTTGATGCCGATTGTTAAAATCGGGCAAATAACCATTCTTAGTCTGTTTTACTTTGGTTCCGCTAGCGGCTTTCATTGGCTTTTTGTCAATGTTATTGCCTATTCTTTTATCGTGTTTAGAGCAGACCAGCGTTTCATTAAATATTGGGTTGTAGCGGGTTCTGTGGTGCTGTTTTTAGTGTGCGAATTTTTGAACACTAAAGGGCTGTATTTGACATCGCCAGATCAAAGTATTGTTTTGACCGCTGTATTCCTCTGTGTATGTTTTTACTTTGCTGTTGTTATTAATCTTGTGATGAGTCGATTGAAAGCGGTAAACAGCCATTTGCGTACTTTGGCTGAAAGAGATGAATTAACAGGGTTATCGAATCGACGAAAAGTGTTAGCAGATGCGGTTAATATTTTTGCGGATTCCGTTATCAATCGAGAGTCTTGTGTTTTCTCCATTGTCGATTTAGATCACTTTAAGAAAATTAATGATACTTTCGGCCACGAAGCTGGTGACTTGGTGTTGGCGCAAGTGGCGGCGATGATGGCGTCAGTCATTCGACCTCAAGATGAGATTGGTCGCTATGGTGGTGAAGAGTTCATTGTTATTATGCGCAATACTAACTTAAAGCAGGCCGAAGCGGTTATGGAGCGTTTACGGTACTCTGTCGAGAATATGTTGATAGAAACCGAGCTAGATATTGTTATCCCCGTTACTATTAGTGCAGGTTTGGCGTCTATTGCGCCAAACGTTTCTCGTTATGAAGAAATATTAGCTCAAGCAGATAAGAGTTTATATGTCGCGAAGCGAAACGGGCGTAATCGAATTTCTTTACAACTTAATTATCAGAATTAG
- a CDS encoding YkgJ family cysteine cluster protein, translating into MQCRFGCGACCTAPSITSPIPGMPNGKMAGEPCIQLLDDYRCAIFGDASRPKVCTDFTAEEYACGNNREEAITILTLMEVDTSPTHTSLLKRKDQ; encoded by the coding sequence ATGCAATGTCGATTTGGCTGTGGTGCTTGCTGCACAGCACCCTCCATTACCTCTCCGATTCCAGGAATGCCCAACGGAAAAATGGCAGGAGAGCCTTGTATACAACTTTTAGACGACTACCGGTGCGCTATTTTTGGAGACGCATCAAGACCTAAGGTTTGCACAGATTTTACCGCCGAAGAATACGCCTGCGGCAACAATAGAGAAGAAGCCATTACTATTTTGACGCTCATGGAAGTCGATACGAGCCCAACACACACTAGCTTATTAAAAAGGAAAGACCAATGA
- a CDS encoding BMP family ABC transporter substrate-binding protein, translated as MKFKSLLVSLGLLAGASFAQAEDPLKIGFVYVGPVGDLGWSYEHDMGRKGLEEHFGDKVKTTFVENVPEGADAERVITQLAKAGNDLIFTTSFGFMNPTVKVAKRFPNVTFEHATGYKLSKNLGTYTLRTYEGRYVSGVTAGMMTKTNTIGYIGSFPIPEVIRDINAVYMGAKSVNPDVKIKIVWANTWYDPGKETDAANALMDQGVDVMLQHTDSPAPLIAAEKRGLRAIGQASDQSKFAPNAHIFSVRDNWTPYYVKTTQAVMDGKWKSQDFWGGFQDDMLTLASINPNLPKDVRAKIDATYAMIKSGEFKPFTGPIKDNKGNIAVPANHSLTDVELAKVNWYVEGITDEIPR; from the coding sequence ATGAAATTTAAAAGTTTACTGGTAAGCCTAGGACTTTTGGCTGGAGCAAGCTTTGCTCAAGCAGAAGACCCGTTAAAAATTGGCTTTGTCTATGTTGGGCCTGTTGGTGATTTAGGCTGGAGTTACGAACACGATATGGGGCGTAAAGGCCTTGAAGAACATTTCGGTGATAAGGTGAAAACTACTTTCGTTGAAAACGTACCAGAAGGCGCAGACGCTGAGCGAGTTATCACTCAATTGGCAAAAGCAGGAAATGATCTTATTTTCACCACGTCTTTCGGCTTTATGAACCCAACCGTAAAAGTAGCAAAACGCTTCCCTAACGTGACATTCGAACACGCTACTGGCTATAAACTGTCTAAAAACTTAGGCACTTACACACTTCGCACTTATGAAGGTCGTTATGTCTCAGGCGTAACGGCAGGCATGATGACGAAAACCAACACCATTGGTTACATTGGCTCATTCCCAATACCTGAAGTTATTCGTGATATTAACGCTGTTTACATGGGCGCAAAAAGCGTTAATCCTGATGTGAAGATAAAAATTGTTTGGGCGAACACTTGGTACGATCCAGGCAAAGAAACCGATGCTGCCAATGCACTAATGGACCAAGGTGTTGATGTGATGCTACAGCATACAGACAGTCCAGCTCCGCTTATTGCCGCTGAAAAACGTGGTTTACGCGCTATTGGTCAAGCCTCTGATCAGAGTAAATTCGCGCCAAATGCTCACATTTTTTCTGTTCGCGATAACTGGACACCTTATTACGTCAAAACCACACAAGCGGTTATGGACGGGAAATGGAAGTCACAAGATTTCTGGGGTGGTTTTCAGGATGACATGCTAACACTGGCGTCTATTAACCCAAATCTTCCTAAAGATGTTCGTGCTAAAATTGATGCGACCTACGCCATGATCAAATCCGGCGAATTCAAACCATTCACTGGCCCAATCAAAGACAACAAAGGCAACATCGCCGTTCCTGCTAACCATTCGTTAACAGACGTAGAGCTTGCTAAAGTAAATTGGTACGTAGAAGGCATTACCGACGAAATTCCTCGTTAA
- a CDS encoding adenosine deaminase, producing the protein MDTTDTLIELSKTMPKTELHLHIEGTFEPEQMFAIAQRNQVKLKYDTVEALKAAYQFTNLQDFLDLYYQGMSVLLHEADFYELTMAYLEKVHSENVVHVEIFFDPQGHLSRDIPFDVQIKGIYNALQDAQLKWGMTSKLIMSFLRHLSEESAFETLEHAKPFLNWIDGVGLDSSELGHPPEKFLRVFEVCKNLGLKVTAHAGEEGPPDYVWQAINQIGVDRIDHGNRALEDVKLIEEIKKRDLTLTVCPLSNLKLCVVNDMKDHPIKHMLKLGLHATVNSDDPAYFGGYMNDNYASLIRRTGINKEELLQLAKNGITGSWMKNTTKEKHLKQLHALFK; encoded by the coding sequence ATGGACACAACTGACACACTGATCGAACTTTCAAAGACAATGCCGAAGACCGAACTTCACTTACACATTGAAGGCACCTTTGAGCCCGAACAGATGTTTGCCATAGCACAACGCAACCAAGTTAAATTGAAATACGACACAGTAGAAGCTCTTAAAGCGGCCTATCAATTTACCAACCTACAAGATTTCCTAGACCTATACTATCAAGGTATGTCCGTACTGCTTCATGAAGCCGACTTTTACGAGCTAACCATGGCGTATTTGGAAAAAGTGCACAGCGAAAACGTCGTTCATGTGGAAATTTTTTTCGACCCACAGGGCCACCTATCTCGCGACATACCATTCGACGTGCAGATAAAAGGCATTTATAACGCGCTTCAAGACGCCCAACTAAAATGGGGTATGACCTCTAAACTTATTATGTCTTTTCTGCGCCACCTGAGTGAAGAAAGTGCCTTTGAAACACTTGAACACGCAAAACCCTTCCTTAACTGGATTGATGGTGTTGGCCTAGACAGCTCGGAACTTGGTCATCCGCCAGAAAAATTCTTACGTGTTTTCGAAGTCTGTAAAAACCTCGGCTTAAAAGTAACCGCTCACGCGGGAGAAGAAGGACCGCCAGATTATGTCTGGCAAGCCATAAATCAAATCGGTGTGGACAGAATAGATCACGGCAATAGAGCACTGGAAGACGTTAAGCTCATCGAAGAAATCAAAAAACGAGACCTAACACTAACCGTTTGCCCACTTTCTAATCTAAAGCTTTGTGTCGTTAATGACATGAAAGATCATCCAATAAAACACATGCTGAAACTCGGCCTACACGCAACAGTCAATTCTGATGATCCAGCGTATTTTGGCGGCTATATGAATGACAACTATGCATCTTTAATCCGCCGTACCGGCATCAACAAAGAAGAATTGCTGCAACTGGCCAAAAATGGCATCACTGGCAGCTGGATGAAAAACACCACAAAAGAAAAACACTTAAAACAGCTGCACGCCCTCTTCAAATAA